The following coding sequences lie in one Labrus bergylta chromosome 13, fLabBer1.1, whole genome shotgun sequence genomic window:
- the LOC109986958 gene encoding gamma-crystallin M2 has protein sequence MSKITFYEERNFQGRYLECDTDCPDMHPHFSRCNSIKVESGCWVLYEKPNYTGYQYVLTRGEYPDYQRWMGYNDSIRSCRTFSYPSEGPYRMRIYERPNFQGQMMEFSDDCESVQDHFRSRDIYSCNVMEGYWTLYEHPSYRGRQFFMKPGEYRKFSDWGATCATTGSFRRITDF, from the exons ATCACATTCTACGAGGAAAGAAACTTCCAGGGCCGCTACTTAGAGTGCGACACCGACTGCCCTGACATGCACCCCCACTTCAGCCGCTGCAACTCCATCAAGGTGGAGAGCGGCTGCTGGGTGCTGTACGAGAAGCCAAACTACACCGGCTACCAGTACGTCCTGACCAGGGGAGAGTACCCGGACTACCAACGCTGGATGGGCTACAACGACAGCATCCGCTCCTGCCGTACCTTCTCCTAT CCCAGCGAGGGCCCTTATCGCATGCGCATCTACGAGCGTCCAAACTTCCAGGGTCAGATGATGGAGTTCAGCGATGACTGCGAGTCGGTGCAGGACCATTTCCGCAGCCGTGACATCTACTCCTGCAACGTGATGGAGGGTTACTGGACGCTCTATGAGCACCCAAGCTACCGCGGCCGCCAGTTCTTCATGAAGCCCGGAGAGTACCGCAAGTTCAGTGACTGGGGGGCCACGTGCGCCACCACCGGATCGTTCCGCAGAATCACAGATTTCTAA